The following DNA comes from Amycolatopsis albispora.
GGCCGGGTGGGTCTGCGGGGGTGGTGTCCGGGGGTTACGGGTTGCAGCATTCGCAGAACGTGGGATCGGCACGTCGTTGGCCGTCATCGCGAGGGTGGCGGCCGCGGTGCGGGCAGCGGGCACACCCGTGGATCGTTGCCAGGGTCAGGCGGGTGGGCTCGCCACACGTGCCGCAGGGCAGACCAGGTTCGCGGTCCACCGGGCCGAATCCGGGGGTGCCGCAGGCCGGGCACAGGGTGGCCAGACGCGAGGCGAGTTGGTGGGCGAGCACGCTGATCTCCCGCATGCGGGTGGGGTTGACGTGCGCGCGCATGTCGGTCTCCAGTCGCGCCAGGCCATCGGTGGAGTGCGCGGTGCACCGGCTGATCGCCGCATCGAGGTCGGCACGGGTCTGGATGCCCTTGCAGATGGGGCCTGGAGCCCGCACGTCGGCGGGGCTGTGGGGACGGACGATGACCGCGTGGGCACCGAAACCGACGCGCGCCAGGTAGGCGTCGGTTTCCTCGTCGAGGCGGCGGGTCGTGGTGTGGCTGAAGTTCGTCGGTGTGGTTCGGCGCTCCAGGATGCAGACGTCCCGCACCGTGTCGAGGAAGGCGAGGATCTCCTGGCCGGCGCTCAGCATTGGCGCGACCGGGTGCGGGCCGAAGGAGCCTTCGCTGGCCACGGCGAGTCCGAGGCCGGTCGACTCGATCGCGAGGCGCGCCTTGCGGACCGCGGTCTCGGCCGCCGACCCGGCGCGGGGGATCTCACCGGTGAAGGTGCCGAGCTGATCGGTGTCCACATCGTGGGCGAGCACAAGCCGCATGCCGGGGATCCGCGCCAGGGCGGCAGCGAGGGCTCGCTGCTTGCCGTGTCGGGTGGCCATCGCGACCGGTGCGCCCGCGTAGGGGTGCACGGCGAGCATTACACGAGGTTGCCGGATCGGGCGTCGATGCCGGTGAGCAGGGCCACGAGCTGCCCGATGGCGGTGTCACGGTCCATCGGGTGCCGCAGCGGCAAATCCGGATGCAACCGGTACCGGTTGCGCCGCCCCTCCCTGGTGCGTTCCAGGTAGCCCGCCTCGACGAGGTCGGCCACGATGCGCTGCGCCGCCCGCTCGGTGATGCCCACCACCTCGGCCACATCCCGCAACCGAACTTGTGGATCCCGCACCACGCACAGCAGTACGTGGGCGTGATTGGTCAAGAACGTCCACTCCT
Coding sequences within:
- a CDS encoding helix-turn-helix transcriptional regulator; translation: MQEWTFLTNHAHVLLCVVRDPQVRLRDVAEVVGITERAAQRIVADLVEAGYLERTREGRRNRYRLHPDLPLRHPMDRDTAIGQLVALLTGIDARSGNLV
- a CDS encoding DUF6671 family protein encodes the protein MLAVHPYAGAPVAMATRHGKQRALAAALARIPGMRLVLAHDVDTDQLGTFTGEIPRAGSAAETAVRKARLAIESTGLGLAVASEGSFGPHPVAPMLSAGQEILAFLDTVRDVCILERRTTPTNFSHTTTRRLDEETDAYLARVGFGAHAVIVRPHSPADVRAPGPICKGIQTRADLDAAISRCTAHSTDGLARLETDMRAHVNPTRMREISVLAHQLASRLATLCPACGTPGFGPVDREPGLPCGTCGEPTRLTLATIHGCARCPHRGRHPRDDGQRRADPTFCECCNP